In Leptodactylus fuscus isolate aLepFus1 chromosome 2, aLepFus1.hap2, whole genome shotgun sequence, one genomic interval encodes:
- the CCDC89 gene encoding coiled-coil domain-containing protein 89 yields the protein MPGQSGELPGSAAVRSVSSSLWDESTEMGMLRSRLDEQSQLICMLKRRADDTLLRCQSLEKGNDELQRRGADTEGQLAAERRRGEQLEERFGILAANHQDMIRFKDEYKRQNEELRAECQRLRENKYPELLEKERDIQDLLAQLQAAKAELRDVESRRRAEVEQLREKVTELRGHNETSTGEVLTLSQSLQDLEETCRHLQETLSHLQEVQKTEQKEAEKKMAEISKEKQDLLHLCMERGRSLQERQREAADINDRLQSAEKARREAEERYQRDETVVDADARVVELNSRLADTDKELAQLKREFEAYKKHSGELLAKERELNAKLRHLIG from the exons ATGCCGGGACAGTCCGGGGAGCTCCCGGGCAGTGCGGCGGTGCGGAGCGTCAGCTCATCGCTGTGGGACGAGAGCACGGAGATGGGGATGCTGAGGTCCCGGCTGGACGAGCAGTCCCAGCTCATCTGCATGCTGAAGCGGCGGGCTGACGACACCCTGCTCCGCTGCCAGAGCCTGGAGAAGGGCAATGACGAGCTGCAGAGACGGGGCGCGGACACCGAGGGGCAGCTGGCCGCGGAGAGACGTCGGGGGGAGCAGCTGGAGGAAAGGTTCGGGATCCTGGCCGCCAATCACCAGGACATGATCCGCTTCAAGGACGAGTACAAGCGGCAGAACGAGGAGTTGCGGGCGGAGTGTCAGCGGCTGCGGGAGAACAAGTACCCGGAGCTGCTGGAGAAGGAGCGGGACATCCAGGATCTGCTGGCCCAGCTCCAGGCGGCCAAAGCCGAGCTCCGGGATGTGGAGAGCAGGCGGCGGGCAGAGGTGGAGCAGCTGCGGGAGAAAGTGACCGAGCTGCGGGGACACAACGAGACCAGCACCGGGGAAGTCCTCACCCTGAGCCAGAGCCTGCAG GATTTAGAGGAGACGTGTCGCCACCTACAGGAGACGTTGTCCCACTTACAGGAAGTGCAGAAAACAGAGCAAAAAGAAGCtgaaaagaagatggctgaaataAGTAAAGAGAAGCAGGACCTCTTACACCTGTGCATGGAGCGAGGACGTTCTCTACAAGAGCGCCAGAGAGAAGCCGCTGATATTAATGATCGCCTGCAAAGTGCAGAAAAGGCCCGGCGGGAGGCAGAAGAGCGATATCAGAGGGATGAAACTGTTGTAGATGCCGATGCCAGAGTAGTAGAGCTAAATTCAAGGCTGGCAGACACCGACAAAGAGTTGGCACAACTCAAGCGAGAGTTTGAGGCCTACAAAAAGCACAGCGGTGAACTGCTAGCCAAGGAGAGGGAGCTGAACGCCAAACTCAGGCACCTGATTGGCTGA